GATGACACTCCTGAGCATTGCCCGGCCGGTTTCCCGTTACGATGGAACGGAACTCCCCTTTCAGGAATATCTTGACAGGCAGAGTGAATGGAACCTGATATTTACAGTTGTTGAAAAACCCGGAGGAGGATTCCTTCAAATTGGTATTGTCGTGGGGACCTGGATTTATTGGCTCCACGGGATGGAAGTTTAAGAATGAGAAAAAAGCTATTACATATCATTTGTCTGGCATCCACCATCCTTTTGTTCTCATGTAGTAGAGAAGCTGATGTGGCTTATGAGTTGCCTGCCCATACTACCCGGGCGCAACTTAGCATCGACTTGGTGAACAATGGGGATGTGGAACAACAGGAGAAGATAAACTCCATGCGGTTTATCGTATTCGGCAGCACGCCCAGTGGCGTGAGGCTGGATGTGAATGAACACATCCTGTTGAGTACTCCGGAGACAGCTACTGATATAGATGCGCAACTTCTCAAAGTGACTTCCAGTAATGATATCCTGGTCGTAGTTATTGCCAACGAACCGCAGAGTCTCACAAGCAAACTTGACGGTATAGCCAATCTTTTGACGTTGCAAGAGATGATTTACGATATCTCCAGCATACTGAACAGTGACGGGCAGATCATTTCGACGACCGGAATGCCAATGACAGGAGTGATCCGGGATATATCCATAGCACCTGATGAAACCAAAACAGTGCAAATGGTGATCGAACGTGCCGTAGCCCGGGTAGATGTCTTTATCGAAGCCATAGACGGCGGAGCGGTGACCGGATATACTGCCGGAAGCACCAGTGTCACCTTGCACAATTTCTCCCACGATAGCTATTTCGTGATGGGAAACGTGGACAACGGCACGCGTGATAACGCCGACTCTTCAAAAAACTACGGAAAAGTGAAGGAAGATGTGTCGGAAAGCAATTTGTTAACGCATAGCTGGACGGCTACGACTACAGAAACCTGGGCATATTCATCGGCTTCCGGAGCTGAAAACCGGAAGTTGCTTTGCTCGTTCTACACAGCCGAACGCCTATTCAAGTCGGATTATTCCGACCGACTGTCTATCAGTATGGCTAATGTCCCGAAAGGACCTTCGGACGTCACTGGAATAACCGAGAAAGTAATTGAAAGCGTAACGAAGGTTGACGGCACAGGCAGTCCGACGGCGCAACCTTTTACGGAGATCCGTCGGAACAACGTGTATCAGGTAACGGCGCGCGTAGGAAAAATAGGTATTCAGATACTGACGATAAGCGTGGAAGATTGGGGTGAAAGACAAGACATTGATCTGGATATGGGTTTGTAATATCTTTCGTTGATTGTTTTTAATTTCGGAAAAGAAGTAAGATG
The Bacteroides luhongzhouii DNA segment above includes these coding regions:
- a CDS encoding fimbrial protein → MRKKLLHIICLASTILLFSCSREADVAYELPAHTTRAQLSIDLVNNGDVEQQEKINSMRFIVFGSTPSGVRLDVNEHILLSTPETATDIDAQLLKVTSSNDILVVVIANEPQSLTSKLDGIANLLTLQEMIYDISSILNSDGQIISTTGMPMTGVIRDISIAPDETKTVQMVIERAVARVDVFIEAIDGGAVTGYTAGSTSVTLHNFSHDSYFVMGNVDNGTRDNADSSKNYGKVKEDVSESNLLTHSWTATTTETWAYSSASGAENRKLLCSFYTAERLFKSDYSDRLSISMANVPKGPSDVTGITEKVIESVTKVDGTGSPTAQPFTEIRRNNVYQVTARVGKIGIQILTISVEDWGERQDIDLDMGL